Sequence from the Ruminococcaceae bacterium KH2T8 genome:
GAAGGAGAACGGAGCCATGGGCTTTTCCGGATGTCTCCTTCCTTTCATTCAGATGTTCCTCCTTATCCCAATGTATCGTATCGTCAGCGGTCCTTTGCACTACATCGCAAAGGTACCCAAGGAAAACATCAACAATATGATCGAGCTCGCTAAGTCCGAGGGACTTGCAGAAGGTAAGAGCCTTCGTGCTTTGAGCGAGATCAACCACATCGGCCTTATCGATCTTCTTAATCACAATGCCGATTTCATGCACAAGTGTATAGACAAGGGTTATATCGCAATGGGTCAGATGATCGACCTTAACTTCCTCGGCGTAGACCTTACCAAGGTCCCTTCCTGGAAGCCTCTCGAGATCATCAGGGAACCTTCCGTTTATCTTCCTCTTTTGATGTTCCCTTTGCTCGTTGTAGTCATCAACCTCGTGCAGATGAAGCTCATGCAGTTCTTAAAGCCCGGTTATAAGGAGCAGAAAGAAGCTAAGCAGAGAGAAAAGAATAATCCCGCCAGAGCAGGCCAGACACCTGAGGATCAGGCAGAAGCTACAACTAAGATGATGAACTGGATGATGCCCGTTATCATGCTCATCACTACATTCTCGCTTCCTGCAGCCATGGGTCTTTACTGGGTCATCGGCGGTATAATGGGAATAGTTACGAACCTCATCACATATTTCATGTTCACAAAGCCCTATGAGCTCAAGAAGCAGGAGCTCGCCGAGAAGAAGGCAAACGCTTTCAAGAAGAAGAAAGCAGATGACTCTTCCGAGGATCAGAATAAGGGCAAGAAGAAAAAGAAGAAATAATCTTTTGACGGAGGATATATATGGAAAAGACAGTCGTAAAGACAGGTAAGACAGTTGATGAAGCTATAGAGAGTGCACTCGCTGAGCTTGGTGTTTCCAAGGAAGATGCAAAGATCGAAGTGATCAACGAGCCTGCAGGCGGTTTTCTCGGTCTTGGCTCAAAGGAAGCTGAGGTAAAGGTAACAGCAGACGTCAGCGATGCTGAAGAGGAAGAAGTCGTTTACTACGGTGACGATGAGAGCTTCGAGGGTGACGCTGTAAGTGAAGCTGAGGATGCAGCAGTTCAGTTTGTAGCTGAGGTACTTTCCGGTATCGGCATCCACGGTAATATGGATTCTTACAGAGAGGACGATGCGATCTATATCTCAGTATCCGGTGCAGATTGCGGTGCAGCTATCGGCCGCCACGGTGAGACACTCGAGTCTATCTCTTATCTTACAAACCTTATCGCTAATAAGCACAGCGAGGAGCGTGTTCACGTTCATCTCGATGTAGGCGGATATAAGAGACACAGAGAGCAGGTTATCAAGAACCTTGCAGATCGTGCCGCTTCCAAGGTTAGAAGAACAGGACGAAAGGTCGCTATGGAGGCCATGAATCCTGCCGAGAGACGTATCGTTCACTCCTATCTTCAGGATATCAACGGTGTAACAACTCATTCCGAGGGTGAAGAGCCTGACAGAAGAGTAATCGTAACACCTGCCAACTGATCGTATGATCCCGTCCGAGCTTGACAGCAGGCCTTTCTGTGCATGCTCGACGCCTTCAGGGACGGCGGGTATCGCGGTAATAAGGCTTTCGGGCACGGATTCCGCAGCCATCGCCGATAAGTGTGTTAGGATCATCAGAGCTTCGAGCGACAGCATCAAGAGCTGCCTTGATATGCCCGGTTATACCGCCGCATATGCCGAGTTCAGAGATCCTTCAACTGACACGGTCCTGGACAATGTGATAATTACTCGTTTTGTTGCTCCGTATTCTTATACGGGTGATGAGATGATAGAGATCTCCTGCCATGGCGGTAATGCCGTCAAACAGGAGATCTTGCGCGTCTTGGAGGGGCTCGGAGCACGACAGGCCGAGAGAGGCGAGTTCACGAAGCGTGCATTTATAAACGGTAAGCTCGATATGGCAGAGGCCGAAGCGGTCATGAACGTTATCGAAGCCGACTCCAGACGTACGCTCGATGCAGCTAACTCGCAGATGCACGGTGAGCTTTCTTCGCGCCTTTCGAAATATGAAGAAGTGCTCTATAAGGCACTGGCGCTGATCGAGATGATCGTTGAGTTCCCCGAGCACGACGATACTCCCGAGAATACGGATGAGGTCATGAGCCTTTGCCGTGAAGCACTCGAGGGCATAGAGAACCTTATCAGGAGCTATGCGAAGGGAAAGATCCTTACCGAGAGGATGAAGATCGTCCTCTGCGGACTTCCCAACAGCGGCAAGAGCACGCTTCTCAACAGCATCGCCGGATTTGAAAGAGCTATCGTAACGGAAGTGCCGGGTACGACCCGAGATACTATAGAACTTCAGACGGTGATCAACTCGATCCCTGTAACGATAGTAGATACTGCCGGGATAAGAGAGACGGAAGATGCTATCGAGGAGATGGGCGTAAAACGCGCCGTAAGAGCCGTGAGCGAAGCGGATCTCATATTCTACCTCATATCTCCCGATACTACGGCGCAGGTGGCTCTGGAGACTGCTAAAGACCTTATTCCGGCTAAGACCAGGATCGTATTTACAAAGACTGACTCCGGTATCAATCCCGAGAAGGAAGCCATAACCGACGGTCTTCGTAAGATCGGGATCGGGAGCTTTACCGAGATATCCGCAAAGGACGGCATTAATCTCTCGAGCATAGAGGATGCGGTCACCGAGGTCTATGAGAATGCAGGCGGGCTCATGTCGGATAATATAACGATCCTGAGCAGCAGGCACTGCGACTGCCTCGAAGCAGCATCGGATAAGCTCAGATCTGCTATGGATGCCATCGAGGGCGGACTCGGAGTCGATATCGCATCGTCCGTTATAAGAGCTGCACTTGATGATATCGGTTCGGTAACCGGCAAGACCGTATCGGTCGAACTCGCGGATACTATATTTTCGAAATTCTGTATAGGAAAGTAACATGAACATAAAAGAAGCACTTGAGACCACAAATGCCTATATGGCAGGAGAATATGATATCGCCGTAGTCGGAGCGGGACATGCCGGCTGCGAGGCTGCTCATGCATGCGCAAAGCTCGGACTTAAGACCGTACTCTTTACGCTATATCTCGACAGCATCGCCAACCTTCCATGTAATCCGAGTGTCGGCGGTACCGCCAAGGGTCAGCTCGTAAGAGAGATCGATGCACTGGGCGGCATTATGGGAAAGGTCGCAGATGAGTGCTGTATCCAGATGAGGATGCTCAACAGATCCAAGGGACCGGCCGTTTATTCGCCCCGTGCCCAGATGGACAGGAGCAGGTATTCCGTAGTCATGAAGTCCCGCCTCGAGAAGCTTCCGAACCTTGATATAAGACAGGCTCATATAACGGATCTTCTCACGGAAGATGAGGACGGCATCAGAGTCTGCGGCGTAATGACCGAGAGCAAGGCTGTCTATTCCGCATCGGCGGTCGTCATCTGCTCGGGAACATACATGGAGTCTCGTACGATAAGAGGAGAGGTCGTAGCTTTAAGCGGCCCCGACGGACTCCCGAGATCCGTAGGTCTTTCATCTTCGCTTGCTTCTAAGGGCATCCCGATATTGAGGTTTAAGACCGGAACTCCCGTCAGGGTCAATTCCGGAAGGATCGACTTCGACGTCATGACGAGACAGGACGGAGAGACTGATGTACCGCCGTTCTCTTTCGATAACGAGATGAACGGAGTGACCGTACCGCAGGATCAGGTTCCGTGCTGGTCGGTATGGACGACTGACGAGACAAGAGAGATCATCAGCTCCAATATGGACAGGTCGCCTCTTTATAGCGGAGTGATCACGGGAATCGGCCCGAGATACTGTCCTTCGATCGAAGATAAGTTCATGAGGTTCAAGGATAAGAACAGACATCAGATCTTCGTTGAGCCCATGGGACGCGAGACGAGCGAAATGTATCTTCAGGGATTCAGTACGTCGCTACCCGAAGAAGTTCAGGTACAGATGGTTAGGAGTCTTCCGGGACTTGATAAGGCGATGATCCAGAGAAGTGCTTATGCGATCGAATATGATCTCGTAGATCCGCTGTCGCTGCGCCCGACTCTTGAATCCAAGATAGTAGACGGTCTCTTTACGGCAGGTCAGATCAACGGTTCATCAGGATACGAGGAAGCAGCCGCACAGGGTATAGTCGCGGGTATCAATGCAGGATTAAAGCTCAAGAATGAAGAGCCCATGATCCTCGACAGATCTCAGGCATATATCGGAGTGCTTATCGATGACCTGGTAACAAAGGGAACATCTGAGCCTTACCGTATGATGACTTCAAGAGCCGAATACAGGCTTTTCCTGAGGCAGGATAATGCAGACCAGAGGCTCACTCCCGTAGGACGCCGAGTAGGACTTATCGACGAAGAGCGTTTTGCGAGATTCACGGCTAAGAGCGAAGCGATCGCAAATGAGACGGAACGTCTTCGCAATACATATATCGCACCTACTCCGGAGCTCGGAGCTATCCTTGAGAGCGCAGGCACCAATCTTCCGCCTTCGGGAATATCTCTCGCGGAGCTCATAAAGAGACCTCAGGTATCTTACGATCTTATAGCTCCGGTCGATAAGGAGAGGAAAGAACTCACGGTCGATATCACCCGTGCAGTCGAGACGGATCTTAAGTACGAAGGTTACTTAAAGCTCGAGAAGGAGAAGATAGAGAAGTTCGCACAGCTCGAAAGAAGGCTGCTTCCCGAAGATACCGACTATGAGCAGATCAAGGGCTTAAGGCTCGAGGCAAGGCAGAAGCTCAATGCGATAAAGCCTTTAAACATCGGCCAGGCTTCCAGGATATCGGGCGTATCGCCTGCGGATATCTCGGTGCTCCTTGTATATACAGAAATGATCAAGAGGAAAGATAAGAATGAGTAACGAAGAAGAAAATATGCTCGCAGATGAGCTCACACCTGTACTCGAAGGCGGCGCGACACAGATAGAGGTCCCGCTCGATGCCGAAGAGATCATAAAGTTCAGGACATATGCGGAGCTCCTTCGCGAGAGAAATAAGGTCATGAACCTTACGAACATCGTAGATGACAAGGGCATCGCGATGAGGCATTTCGTCGACTCTCTTACTATCGTTCCTTATATCAGGGAAGAGCAGAAGAAAAAGGGAAAAGAGGACCTGACGCTTGTTGATGTAGGAACGGGCGCGGGATTCCCCGGCATACCGATCAAGGTAAAGATGCCCAAGATAAAGCTGATCCTCATGGATTCTCTTCAAAAGAGGATCGGATTTCTCGAGGATGTCTGTAATGAACTCGAATTAAAGGGTGTTACTACTGTCCATACACGTGCCGAAGATGCCGGCAGGAATAAGAAGTACAGGGAAAAGTATGATATTGCGACAGCAAGAGCCGTTGCTTCGTTGCCCGTACTCTGCGAGTATTGCCTGCCTTTCGTAAAGGTCGGCGGAATATTCCTTGCGATGAAGGGCCATGCGGAAGAGGAACTCAAGGATGCAAAGAAAGCCATCGCACTTCTCGGCGGTACGATCGAGAAGACAGATGAGTTCGTACTCCCGGGAACGGATATGAACAGATCCGTGATAGTAATAAGAAAGGTTCGTCCGACTCCTCCTCAGTATCCGAGGCAGGCGGGCAAACCTTCTAAGACTCCGATAAGTTGATGATATCTGTCAGCGATTAGCTCTTGAAGCTGCAGCTCTGGTGTAGGCTCTTGATGCGCCTGTCTGAGGAGCTACGGGGATGGCTACATCTTCGGGCATCTTGTTAGAGGCAGCCGTCTTAGCCATATAGTAATAATCGGGAGCATCTGAATAGCACTGATAAACGGGGATCTCGGATGAGCTTTCCGTCTCAGTCTCAGTTTCCGTATTGAATACCTTAAGCAGAAAACCTCCTGCTGCGAGAACAGCTGCGGCAGCTGCGATGCTTACGATCTTTATGATCTTTGAACGCGTCGCCTTCTTTTCGATATGACCTGCTACAAACCTGTTATCGATCGCGGTAAGGACGGTTCCGGTTCCGGAAGGATCCTCCGTGATGCTGCCTTCCTCGCGAAGTCTCTTGAGGGTATTTTGTATGAGCTCATCGGATGCATGGATCGAGTCGAGATTGCTCGAAAATACATCTCTCATCTCTTTATCAAATCGTTGCTTCATATGCCTCACCTTCGATATTTCCGAAATATTCTCTTTCGAATTTTGCAAGTTTCTTTCTTACCCTGAACAGTCTGCTCCTTACCGAGCTCTCCGTTATGCCGCATACGCGCGCTACGGCGGCGTTATCCATCTGGCAGTAATACTTTAGGAGGATAACATCCTTATACTTGGGGGAGAGCTTTTGGATGGCATTCCAGAGTTCTCCTGAAGGTTCCATCCTGCCGAAATAGATATCTTCCTGCTCGTGTCCGTCAACGGACGGCGTGATCATGGGATTATGTTTACGTGAATCCTCGGTCGTTTCACCCTCTGTTTCCGTCATCTGATCGTAGGAAGCGATCCTCGTCGACCAGGTGGACTTAAGGTAATCCTTGCACACGTTACGTGCGATCGCCATGAGCCAGTACTTGGGCGGACAGTCTCCCGCGAAAGAATCGCGCTTTCTCAAGACTTTTACGAATACATCCTGAAAGGCATCTTCGGCCTGGCATCTCTTGCCGAGATAATATGTGCACACTCTGAGCACGTCATTGGCATAGAGCCTGACGAGTTCTTCCGTATCGGGCAGTGTGAAATACTTTTCCATGCAGAGGGCCTTTCTATAAGGTGTTTCATTTTATAGACGACTATATTTTATTATACGTTGCGACTTTTTTCTTTACGTTTAGCGGGAAAGTTGAGGTATTAGTGAGGCAATCCCGCTTTTATTATAATATTACGCGCGCATTATTATTAATAAGAATAAATGTATGGTATAATTGACAAGTATGATATTTACCCGAAGTATATACGGAGGAAAAGATGGCTAACGACAAAGAGCTGCGCAAGCAGCAGGAAGAAGAGATGGATTCGGTCTTTAAGTCCGAACAGAATACCATTGTACCCGTAGACCTCGATCAGGAGATGAGAAAGTCGTTCATCGACTATGCTATGTCAGTTATCACCGATCGTGCTCTCCCGGATATCAGAGACGGTTTGAAGCCCGTTCAGAGAAGAATACTCTATTCGATGTTTTCACAGGGATTTACTCCCGATAAGCCTTACCGTAAGTGTGCTACCACGGTCGGTGACGTTCTCGGACGTTTCCATCCCCATGGTGACGCATCCGTTTACGATGCACTCGTAAGACTCGCACAGGATTTCTCGTTGAGACATCCTCTCGTAGACGGTCACGGTAACTTCGGTTCGATCGACGGTGACCCGCCGGCTGCTTACCGATATACGGAGGCAAGACTTGAGAAGGTAGCTCTCGAGATGATGAGCGATATCAACAAGAATACCGTTGAGATGCGCCCCAACTTCGACGAGCACGAGATGGAGCCCGTAACGCTCCCCGCAAGATTCCCGAACCTTCTCGTTAACGGTTCCGTAGGTATTGCCGTAGGTATGGCTACCAACATCCCTCCCCACAATATGGGTGAGACGATCGACGGCGTTATCATGATGCTCGATAATCCCGACGTAACTGTCGAGGAACTCATGGAAGTAGTAAAGGGACCTGACTTCCCCACAGGCGGACAGATCCTCGGTACTTCCGGTATCAGAGAGACATACAGGACAGGCCGCGGCCGTATCGTAGTACGTGCTCATGCCGAGATCGAGGACGGCCCCGGAGGAAAGCAGAGGATCATCATCCACGATCTTCCTTTCGCGGTCAATAAGGCAAGACTTATCGAGCGTATGGCAGATCTCGTTAAGGATAAGAAGGTAGAAGGTATCACGAACCTTCGAGACGAGTCCGACCGTAACGAGATGGTACGTATCGTTATCGACGTCAAAAAGGATGCAAATCCCGACGTCGTTCTTAATCAGCTCTATAAGAACTGTGCTCTCCAGGATGCATGCTGCGCCAACATGATCGCACTTGTTCCCGACAGCGAAGGAAAGCTCGAGCCCAAGATGATCACACTGATCGATGCACTCAAGTACTACATCTCCCACCAGGAAGACGTTGTCACGAGAAGAACGGAGTTCGATCTTGAGAAGGCAGAGAGCAAGCGTCACATCGACGAGGGTCTCCTCCTTGCGATGGATCATATCGACGAGATCATCGCCATCATCAGGTCTTCAAGGACAGAGGCAGAGGCGATGGAGAGAATGTGCCAGAAGTTCGGCTTCTCCGATAAGCAGGCTAAGCACATCGTCGACATGCGTCTCGGTAGACTTACCGGTCTTGAGAGAGAGAAACTCGAAGCCGAGATCAGAGAACTCGATGAGAAGATCGCATTCTATAAGAAGATCCTCAGTGAGAAGGAAGTTCTCCACAGCGTTATCAAGGATGAGCTCCTCGAAGTCAAGAGAAAGTTCGCGACACCTCGTGTTACCGAGATCGTTAACGGTTCCTTCGAGGATATCGATGACGAGTCACTTATCCAGGAAGAGGATATCGTTGTAACTCTTACTCATTTCGGATATATCAAGAGACAGAGGATCGATACATATAAGAGCCAGCACAGAGGCGGCAGAGGAATCTCCGCTCAGGGCAGGCGTGAAGAGGACTATGTCGAGAAGATCCTTACGACGACTACTCACAAGTTCCTCCTTTGCTTCACGAATACGGGAAGAGTATTCAAGATCAAGGGTTATCAGATCCCCGAGACTGCATCGAGAAGTGCAAGAGGTACGGCTCTCGTTAATATCCTGAAGCTTCAGGAAGGCGAGAAGATCAGAAATATCATCCCTCTTGATAACTTTGATGATGAGGGTATCTACCTTACCGTTGCCACAAAGAGCGGTATCGTCAAGAGAACTCCCGTTAAGAGCTATGCAAATATCAATAAGAACGGTCTTATCGCCGTAAATATCAGAGACAACGACAAGGTCGTAGATGTTGCCGTTACCAATGAGAATCAGGAGATCATCCTCGTATCCAAGAGCGGTAAGGCAATAAGGTTCAATTCCGACGACGTACGTGAGACGGGAAGAAATACTTCCGGTGTACGCGGAATGAAGCTCGATGATGACGATGTTATCGTCGGAATGGTTCCCGTTACGGAACATGGTGAGCTCCTCGTTATCTCCGAAAAGGGATACGGTAAGAGATCCGGCGTCGAGGAATACAGACAGCAGAACAGAGGCGGTAAGGGTCTTATCACTTATAAGGTTTCCGAGAAGACAGGTAACCTCGTAGGATGTACGCTCGTAACGGATGATGATGATCTTCTTATCATCACCGACAGCGGTGTCATCAT
This genomic interval carries:
- a CDS encoding YidC/Oxa1 family membrane protein insertase: MELLVLKFSLFEPIAQFFGWLTRIFFDFFGNYGVAIIVLTVVIRFALIPLNVRSQKSMLKMQALSGKTAELQRKYGDDKQRYQEEVMKMQKENGAMGFSGCLLPFIQMFLLIPMYRIVSGPLHYIAKVPKENINNMIELAKSEGLAEGKSLRALSEINHIGLIDLLNHNADFMHKCIDKGYIAMGQMIDLNFLGVDLTKVPSWKPLEIIREPSVYLPLLMFPLLVVVINLVQMKLMQFLKPGYKEQKEAKQREKNNPARAGQTPEDQAEATTKMMNWMMPVIMLITTFSLPAAMGLYWVIGGIMGIVTNLITYFMFTKPYELKKQELAEKKANAFKKKKADDSSEDQNKGKKKKKK
- a CDS encoding spoIIIJ-associated protein; the protein is MEKTVVKTGKTVDEAIESALAELGVSKEDAKIEVINEPAGGFLGLGSKEAEVKVTADVSDAEEEEVVYYGDDESFEGDAVSEAEDAAVQFVAEVLSGIGIHGNMDSYREDDAIYISVSGADCGAAIGRHGETLESISYLTNLIANKHSEERVHVHLDVGGYKRHREQVIKNLADRAASKVRRTGRKVAMEAMNPAERRIVHSYLQDINGVTTHSEGEEPDRRVIVTPAN
- a CDS encoding tRNA modification GTPase trmE, encoding MIPSELDSRPFCACSTPSGTAGIAVIRLSGTDSAAIADKCVRIIRASSDSIKSCLDMPGYTAAYAEFRDPSTDTVLDNVIITRFVAPYSYTGDEMIEISCHGGNAVKQEILRVLEGLGARQAERGEFTKRAFINGKLDMAEAEAVMNVIEADSRRTLDAANSQMHGELSSRLSKYEEVLYKALALIEMIVEFPEHDDTPENTDEVMSLCREALEGIENLIRSYAKGKILTERMKIVLCGLPNSGKSTLLNSIAGFERAIVTEVPGTTRDTIELQTVINSIPVTIVDTAGIRETEDAIEEMGVKRAVRAVSEADLIFYLISPDTTAQVALETAKDLIPAKTRIVFTKTDSGINPEKEAITDGLRKIGIGSFTEISAKDGINLSSIEDAVTEVYENAGGLMSDNITILSSRHCDCLEAASDKLRSAMDAIEGGLGVDIASSVIRAALDDIGSVTGKTVSVELADTIFSKFCIGK
- a CDS encoding tRNA uridine 5-carboxymethylaminomethyl modification enzyme, translated to MNIKEALETTNAYMAGEYDIAVVGAGHAGCEAAHACAKLGLKTVLFTLYLDSIANLPCNPSVGGTAKGQLVREIDALGGIMGKVADECCIQMRMLNRSKGPAVYSPRAQMDRSRYSVVMKSRLEKLPNLDIRQAHITDLLTEDEDGIRVCGVMTESKAVYSASAVVICSGTYMESRTIRGEVVALSGPDGLPRSVGLSSSLASKGIPILRFKTGTPVRVNSGRIDFDVMTRQDGETDVPPFSFDNEMNGVTVPQDQVPCWSVWTTDETREIISSNMDRSPLYSGVITGIGPRYCPSIEDKFMRFKDKNRHQIFVEPMGRETSEMYLQGFSTSLPEEVQVQMVRSLPGLDKAMIQRSAYAIEYDLVDPLSLRPTLESKIVDGLFTAGQINGSSGYEEAAAQGIVAGINAGLKLKNEEPMILDRSQAYIGVLIDDLVTKGTSEPYRMMTSRAEYRLFLRQDNADQRLTPVGRRVGLIDEERFARFTAKSEAIANETERLRNTYIAPTPELGAILESAGTNLPPSGISLAELIKRPQVSYDLIAPVDKERKELTVDITRAVETDLKYEGYLKLEKEKIEKFAQLERRLLPEDTDYEQIKGLRLEARQKLNAIKPLNIGQASRISGVSPADISVLLVYTEMIKRKDKNE
- a CDS encoding 16S rRNA m(7)G-527 methyltransferase, with protein sequence MSNEEENMLADELTPVLEGGATQIEVPLDAEEIIKFRTYAELLRERNKVMNLTNIVDDKGIAMRHFVDSLTIVPYIREEQKKKGKEDLTLVDVGTGAGFPGIPIKVKMPKIKLILMDSLQKRIGFLEDVCNELELKGVTTVHTRAEDAGRNKKYREKYDIATARAVASLPVLCEYCLPFVKVGGIFLAMKGHAEEELKDAKKAIALLGGTIEKTDEFVLPGTDMNRSVIVIRKVRPTPPQYPRQAGKPSKTPIS
- a CDS encoding RNA polymerase sigma-70 factor, ECF subfamily, whose protein sequence is MEKYFTLPDTEELVRLYANDVLRVCTYYLGKRCQAEDAFQDVFVKVLRKRDSFAGDCPPKYWLMAIARNVCKDYLKSTWSTRIASYDQMTETEGETTEDSRKHNPMITPSVDGHEQEDIYFGRMEPSGELWNAIQKLSPKYKDVILLKYYCQMDNAAVARVCGITESSVRSRLFRVRKKLAKFEREYFGNIEGEAYEATI
- a CDS encoding DNA gyrase subunit A codes for the protein MANDKELRKQQEEEMDSVFKSEQNTIVPVDLDQEMRKSFIDYAMSVITDRALPDIRDGLKPVQRRILYSMFSQGFTPDKPYRKCATTVGDVLGRFHPHGDASVYDALVRLAQDFSLRHPLVDGHGNFGSIDGDPPAAYRYTEARLEKVALEMMSDINKNTVEMRPNFDEHEMEPVTLPARFPNLLVNGSVGIAVGMATNIPPHNMGETIDGVIMMLDNPDVTVEELMEVVKGPDFPTGGQILGTSGIRETYRTGRGRIVVRAHAEIEDGPGGKQRIIIHDLPFAVNKARLIERMADLVKDKKVEGITNLRDESDRNEMVRIVIDVKKDANPDVVLNQLYKNCALQDACCANMIALVPDSEGKLEPKMITLIDALKYYISHQEDVVTRRTEFDLEKAESKRHIDEGLLLAMDHIDEIIAIIRSSRTEAEAMERMCQKFGFSDKQAKHIVDMRLGRLTGLEREKLEAEIRELDEKIAFYKKILSEKEVLHSVIKDELLEVKRKFATPRVTEIVNGSFEDIDDESLIQEEDIVVTLTHFGYIKRQRIDTYKSQHRGGRGISAQGRREEDYVEKILTTTTHKFLLCFTNTGRVFKIKGYQIPETASRSARGTALVNILKLQEGEKIRNIIPLDNFDDEGIYLTVATKSGIVKRTPVKSYANINKNGLIAVNIRDNDKVVDVAVTNENQEIILVSKSGKAIRFNSDDVRETGRNTSGVRGMKLDDDDVIVGMVPVTEHGELLVISEKGYGKRSGVEEYRQQNRGGKGLITYKVSEKTGNLVGCTLVTDDDDLLIITDSGVIIRVSATEIPTLSRATSGVRLMKASGASIVDFAITYHEDPEEEGEEGAEGAEGENPAEASEEIVEAETAETAENTTTEENGEE